A part of Oscillospiraceae bacterium genomic DNA contains:
- a CDS encoding Gfo/Idh/MocA family oxidoreductase produces the protein MKKIKVAQIGTSENGHGNFIWKSMIKQKDIFDVVGYALPENEREKFPDRSKAFDGYKEMTVEEILNNPEIEAVVVETEEIYLTKYAFMVATAGKHLHMEKPGGVDLCNFKKIVETLKSKKLTFSTGYMYRFNPKIQEALKKVKNGQLGKIYSVEAHMDCKHPAKVRQWFQNFPGGIMFFLGCHLIDLIYQIQGEPEEIIPFNCSTGYDEVTANDYGMVVFKYKNGVSFAKTCAIENGGFLRRQLVICGEKGTIEIKPLEASADGGLYTVMNEAYSTDWHKEWDTSKSEVYDRYDGMMRNFAEIVRGKENPYSYEYEFGLYKLTLRACGKEV, from the coding sequence ATGAAAAAGATAAAAGTTGCGCAAATAGGCACGAGTGAAAACGGCCACGGAAATTTCATTTGGAAAAGTATGATAAAACAAAAAGACATTTTTGATGTTGTCGGATATGCGTTGCCGGAAAACGAAAGAGAAAAATTTCCAGATCGTTCGAAGGCTTTTGATGGTTATAAAGAAATGACTGTTGAGGAAATATTAAACAATCCGGAAATTGAAGCGGTTGTAGTTGAAACTGAGGAAATATATCTCACAAAATATGCCTTTATGGTTGCAACTGCCGGTAAGCATCTGCATATGGAAAAACCCGGAGGTGTTGACCTTTGCAACTTTAAAAAAATTGTTGAAACACTAAAATCTAAAAAATTAACTTTTTCAACAGGATATATGTATCGCTTTAACCCGAAAATTCAGGAGGCTCTTAAAAAAGTAAAAAATGGTCAGCTTGGTAAAATATATTCGGTTGAAGCGCATATGGACTGCAAGCATCCTGCCAAGGTCAGACAATGGTTTCAAAATTTCCCGGGCGGAATAATGTTCTTCTTAGGATGTCATTTAATTGATTTGATTTATCAAATTCAAGGAGAGCCTGAAGAAATTATTCCTTTTAATTGCTCAACCGGATATGACGAGGTTACAGCCAACGATTACGGAATGGTCGTATTTAAATACAAAAATGGTGTATCCTTTGCCAAAACCTGTGCAATTGAAAACGGTGGATTTTTGAGAAGGCAGCTTGTTATTTGCGGTGAAAAGGGTACGATAGAAATAAAACCACTCGAAGCTTCGGCGGATGGAGGACTATATACTGTCATGAACGAAGCATATAGCACCGATTGGCACAAAGAATGGGACACAAGCAAATCAGAGGTATATGACCGTTATGATGGTATGATGCGCAATTTTGCTGAAATTGTGAGAGGAAAAGAGAATCCATATTCTTATGAATATGAGTTTGGTCTTTATAAGTTAACGCTTAGAGCTTGCGGAAAGGAAGTGTAA
- a CDS encoding NAD(P)H-quinone oxidoreductase yields the protein MKAILVNNDKSLRWDDVPNPVLKEDEVLIKVEYAALNRADLMQREGDYPPPEGCPEWMGLEVSGEIVEMTEGAKAKSNYKVGDKVCALLGGGGYAEFVSVKFDMCMPVPKNCTMAEAAAIPEAFATAYLKLFVEGHAKAGDTLLMQAGASGLASVVIPMAKAFGLRVITTVISDPENIKHLGADLVVDTREKNLPEILKKEEDEGRAVDIAIDCLGGQNLGDCLPYVKYGCRWIVIAALAGVNTTIDLKNIYKKNIRIVGSTLRSRTPQMKAKILLSLVNEVWEKVANGEIKPTVYKVLPITEAEEAHDILYRGENIGKVVLKVQ from the coding sequence ATGAAAGCAATACTTGTAAATAATGATAAGAGTTTAAGATGGGATGATGTTCCAAATCCTGTGCTTAAAGAAGATGAAGTTTTGATAAAAGTTGAATATGCAGCTCTGAATCGTGCAGACCTTATGCAAAGAGAGGGCGACTATCCTCCGCCGGAAGGCTGCCCTGAATGGATGGGGCTTGAGGTTTCAGGGGAAATTGTTGAAATGACAGAAGGTGCAAAGGCAAAATCAAATTACAAAGTCGGCGATAAAGTTTGTGCATTACTTGGCGGCGGCGGTTATGCAGAATTTGTTTCAGTAAAATTTGATATGTGTATGCCAGTGCCAAAAAATTGCACTATGGCAGAAGCAGCAGCAATTCCTGAAGCATTTGCAACTGCATATTTGAAGTTGTTTGTTGAAGGTCATGCCAAAGCGGGAGATACGCTGCTTATGCAGGCAGGGGCAAGCGGACTTGCAAGCGTTGTTATTCCTATGGCAAAAGCGTTTGGTTTACGTGTTATTACAACAGTCATAAGTGATCCTGAAAATATTAAGCATCTTGGTGCCGATCTCGTGGTTGACACAAGAGAGAAGAACTTGCCTGAAATACTGAAAAAAGAAGAAGACGAAGGCAGAGCTGTTGATATTGCTATTGACTGTCTTGGTGGTCAAAATCTTGGAGATTGCCTGCCTTATGTAAAATATGGATGTCGATGGATAGTAATTGCGGCCCTTGCCGGAGTAAATACAACCATTGACCTTAAAAATATTTACAAAAAGAATATCAGAATTGTTGGCAGTACACTTCGCTCGCGTACTCCCCAAATGAAAGCAAAAATTCTTTTAAGCCTTGTTAATGAAGTCTGGGAAAAAGTGGCAAATGGTGAAATAAAACCTACTGTATATAAAGTTCTTCCGATAACTGAAGCTGAAGAGGCACACGATATTCTTTACCGTGGTGAAAATATAGGTAAGGTAGTGCTGAAGGTACAGTGA
- a CDS encoding MBL fold metallo-hydrolase — MKIIALKYGESVFGENYILKGGRKDVLLPITFTIYLIQTENKNILVDVGCDDGAGFEMSLFKNPVDILREYGLSPNDITDVVITHSHHDHIEAVRYYKNAVIHIQKDEYVKGKKYIPTDFNVHLIDDEFLLDENIIIKKIGGHSIGSCIVLADNYVLCGDECYYEKCLTDKICTGSSYNEEESEKFIAEFCKNKYIPLLFHDGKIMQGKSGCLVIKN, encoded by the coding sequence GTGAAGATTATAGCATTAAAGTACGGAGAATCAGTATTTGGTGAAAACTATATATTAAAAGGTGGCAGAAAAGATGTTCTTTTGCCGATTACATTTACAATCTATTTGATACAAACCGAAAATAAGAATATACTTGTGGATGTAGGTTGCGATGATGGAGCAGGATTTGAAATGTCATTGTTTAAAAATCCGGTTGATATTTTAAGAGAATACGGACTTTCTCCAAATGATATAACTGATGTTGTAATTACTCATTCACACCACGACCACATAGAAGCCGTCAGGTATTACAAAAATGCCGTTATACACATTCAAAAAGATGAATATGTTAAGGGGAAAAAGTATATTCCGACAGATTTCAATGTTCATTTGATTGATGATGAATTCCTGTTAGATGAGAATATAATAATAAAAAAAATCGGAGGACATTCCATTGGTTCCTGTATTGTTTTAGCAGATAACTATGTATTGTGCGGGGATGAATGTTATTATGAAAAATGCTTAACGGACAAAATCTGCACAGGCTCATCCTATAACGAAGAAGAAAGCGAAAAATTTATCGCAGAATTTTGCAAAAATAAGTATATTCCTTTATTGTTTCATGATGGCAAAATTATGCAAGGGAAATCAGGTTGCTTAGTTATTAAAAACTAA
- a CDS encoding sodium ion-translocating decarboxylase subunit beta, whose product MKKIICLLFVLSLCLLCGCNNGTIGIIGGSDGPTSIFVSEKKEGYEISPVKIINIDRTLYYNSGLLSKVTGRCGTLDGNLTKGADEYEIPKKDKETNFEIGKEHFGYQNVTSITKEIPTENGWEIYKKVEDYGVDLLKYKYAYIIKGRHPNAVKDSEYLVFANTKDITFETITKYFFSSQLKDHQVDIAVRHIEIYDEWGINMWAEDVTPNGIVLHLEQFGGNFKGELNTGPQYTLEIFENDKWTEVKTKYDSPLAWNQVAYNILKNERTKFNIDFSLVYNPLKKGRYRVGKEIMDFIEMGKFNTKTYYAEFSIE is encoded by the coding sequence ATGAAGAAAATAATCTGTTTACTGTTTGTTTTATCGTTATGTTTACTTTGCGGTTGCAATAATGGTACAATAGGAATTATAGGAGGTTCCGACGGTCCGACAAGTATTTTTGTGAGCGAAAAAAAAGAAGGATATGAAATATCCCCTGTCAAAATAATAAATATAGATAGAACTCTTTATTATAACAGCGGACTTTTAAGTAAAGTTACGGGAAGATGCGGAACTTTAGACGGGAATTTAACTAAAGGAGCAGACGAATACGAAATACCTAAAAAAGACAAAGAAACCAATTTTGAAATTGGAAAAGAGCATTTTGGTTATCAAAATGTAACAAGTATTACAAAAGAAATTCCCACCGAAAATGGTTGGGAAATTTATAAAAAAGTTGAAGATTACGGCGTGGATTTACTTAAATACAAATACGCGTACATAATTAAAGGAAGACATCCGAATGCTGTAAAAGACTCGGAATATCTTGTTTTTGCAAACACCAAAGATATCACTTTTGAAACTATAACAAAATATTTCTTTTCTTCACAACTTAAAGACCATCAGGTTGATATAGCAGTCCGACATATTGAAATTTATGACGAGTGGGGTATCAATATGTGGGCAGAAGATGTTACACCAAACGGTATTGTTTTACACCTCGAACAGTTTGGAGGAAATTTCAAAGGAGAACTAAACACGGGTCCTCAGTATACGCTTGAAATTTTTGAAAATGACAAATGGACAGAAGTTAAAACAAAATACGATTCTCCTCTTGCCTGGAATCAGGTTGCTTATAATATATTAAAAAACGAGCGAACAAAATTTAATATTGATTTTTCTTTAGTATATAATCCCCTAAAAAAAGGACGATACAGAGTAGGAAAAGAGATAATGGATTTTATTGAAATGGGAAAATTTAATACAAAAACTTATTACGCAGAATTTTCGATAGAATAG
- a CDS encoding helix-turn-helix transcriptional regulator: MNINFEIQVGKNIRTLRRRNKYTQEQLSAKMQVSGCDVTRSALAKIEAGQRHLYIDELKAIKEILKVSYEELLCIK; encoded by the coding sequence ATGAATATAAATTTTGAAATACAAGTTGGCAAAAATATAAGAACGCTAAGAAGGAGAAACAAATATACTCAAGAACAATTATCTGCAAAAATGCAGGTAAGTGGTTGCGATGTAACAAGAAGTGCACTCGCCAAAATAGAGGCAGGGCAAAGGCACTTATATATTGATGAATTAAAAGCAATAAAAGAGATTTTAAAAGTGTCTTATGAGGAATTATTATGTATAAAGTAA
- a CDS encoding helix-turn-helix transcriptional regulator, which yields MDIKKYGKIKIKLSEMMDKRGITRNKLSTLTGVKYDVVHRYYKAENVERVDLDFLSKVCYVLNCEVKDILEYVEE from the coding sequence ATGGACATTAAAAAGTATGGGAAAATAAAGATTAAGTTATCTGAAATGATGGATAAAAGAGGCATAACAAGAAATAAACTAAGCACACTTACAGGCGTTAAATATGATGTTGTACATAGGTATTATAAAGCAGAAAATGTAGAGCGTGTTGATTTAGATTTTTTATCCAAAGTATGCTATGTTTTAAACTGTGAAGTGAAAGACATACTGGAATATGTTGAAGAGTGA
- a CDS encoding helix-turn-helix transcriptional regulator, translated as MNIGEATKLRILELCNENMITVNKLATISGITQSTLSNIVGGRNNSTTISTIKKICDGLNVSIRYFFESPLFDNLEQEIK; from the coding sequence ATGAATATAGGCGAAGCAACTAAATTACGAATACTTGAACTTTGCAATGAAAATATGATAACAGTTAATAAACTTGCGACTATAAGTGGAATAACACAATCTACATTAAGTAATATAGTAGGTGGAAGAAACAACAGTACAACAATTTCCACGATAAAGAAAATATGTGACGGATTAAATGTTTCAATCAGATATTTTTTTGAATCTCCATTATTTGATAATTTGGAACAGGAAATAAAATAG
- a CDS encoding XRE family transcriptional regulator yields the protein MISYKPFYNTLFKKGITEYNLIFKQGFSANTLHRIKKGEAISTKTLDALCYALDCEVSDIIKFEKE from the coding sequence ATGATTTCGTACAAACCGTTTTATAATACGCTTTTTAAAAAAGGGATAACAGAATATAATTTAATATTCAAGCAAGGTTTTTCGGCAAATACTCTTCATCGTATAAAAAAGGGAGAGGCTATCAGTACCAAAACGCTTGATGCTCTTTGTTATGCCCTTGATTGTGAAGTTTCTGATATAATAAAATTTGAAAAAGAATAA
- a CDS encoding ATP-dependent Clp protease ATP-binding subunit produces MLCCKCKKNMAVVFINKFENGQQVSEGYCLACAKTMGIKPLEQMMNQLGISDADLEDLNSEMGDFLTDMGVSDSMTLPPNFDNKNDKKASKEEINKKSMLENYGTNLTRRARNGELEVVVGREKEIERVLHILNRKTKNNPVLLGEPGVGKTAVAEGVAISIVNGAVPDKLLDFEVYLIDFTALLAGTQFRGQFEGRLKKLIDEVKQRKNVILVIDELHNIVSAGDAEGAMNAANILKPALSRGEIRVIGATTFNEYRKHIEKDSALERRFAPVNIDEPSEEDSFEILKGLRPFYETYHKITLSDEVLKTAVSLSKRYIPERFLPDKAIDLIDECGSKKNLENKKLAELNRLNKKLLSKIEEREEAEKGTENQEPDYEKISNLKIEELKLNDKIKELEEGGVTLPVTVEDIVAVVEKLSGVPITELKEKDIEKLKNLKDKLALRIVGQNEAIDSVSSVIRRNRAGLIKKKKPSSFIFVGPTGVGKTELVKTLSKEILGTEDNIIRFDMSEYMEKHTVSKLIGSPPGYVGYDDAGLLTEKVRRNPYSIILLDEIEKAHADVFNLLLQVLDDGKLTDSHGKCVHFENTIIIMTSNAGSDYRSASFGFIENEKASSKEKVSSALKEFFRPEFLNRVDEIVIFNHLSKENIKGIVDILISDLQKDLSDKEIKISLTDNAKEYLSNKGYDDKFGARPLKRLIQKEIESHLADMYICEELKYGNSVIIDADNEKLIFNI; encoded by the coding sequence ATGTTATGTTGTAAATGCAAGAAAAATATGGCGGTTGTATTTATAAATAAATTTGAAAACGGTCAGCAAGTCAGCGAAGGATACTGCCTTGCCTGTGCTAAAACTATGGGTATAAAACCGCTTGAACAAATGATGAATCAACTTGGGATATCCGATGCCGATTTAGAGGATTTGAACTCTGAAATGGGTGATTTTCTTACGGATATGGGAGTGTCGGACAGTATGACTCTTCCTCCTAATTTTGATAATAAAAATGATAAAAAGGCTTCAAAAGAAGAAATTAATAAAAAAAGTATGCTTGAAAATTACGGAACTAATCTTACAAGGCGCGCAAGAAATGGTGAACTTGAAGTTGTAGTGGGAAGAGAAAAGGAAATTGAAAGAGTTCTTCATATTTTAAACAGAAAAACTAAGAACAATCCTGTTCTTTTAGGCGAACCGGGCGTTGGTAAAACTGCAGTTGCAGAAGGCGTTGCAATAAGTATTGTAAACGGGGCTGTGCCTGACAAACTTCTCGACTTTGAAGTTTATCTTATTGACTTTACGGCACTTCTTGCAGGAACTCAATTCCGCGGTCAGTTTGAGGGAAGACTTAAAAAATTAATAGATGAGGTTAAGCAAAGAAAAAACGTTATTTTAGTTATTGATGAACTTCACAACATTGTTTCCGCAGGCGATGCCGAAGGAGCAATGAATGCGGCTAATATTTTAAAGCCTGCTCTTTCAAGAGGCGAAATAAGAGTTATCGGTGCAACAACATTTAATGAGTACAGAAAACACATTGAAAAAGATTCTGCACTTGAGCGAAGATTTGCACCTGTTAATATTGACGAGCCGAGCGAGGAAGACTCATTTGAAATCTTAAAAGGGTTAAGACCTTTTTATGAAACTTATCACAAGATAACCTTATCTGACGAAGTTTTAAAAACTGCTGTATCCTTATCTAAAAGATACATTCCTGAAAGATTTCTTCCTGATAAGGCAATAGATTTAATTGATGAATGTGGTTCGAAGAAAAATCTGGAAAATAAAAAACTTGCAGAACTTAACCGTCTTAACAAAAAACTTTTATCCAAAATAGAAGAAAGAGAAGAGGCGGAAAAAGGAACAGAAAATCAAGAACCTGATTACGAAAAAATTTCAAATTTAAAAATTGAAGAATTAAAATTAAATGATAAAATAAAAGAACTTGAAGAGGGCGGTGTTACCCTTCCTGTTACAGTAGAAGATATTGTAGCAGTTGTTGAAAAACTCTCGGGAGTGCCTATTACCGAACTTAAAGAAAAAGATATTGAGAAATTAAAAAACTTGAAAGACAAACTCGCTTTAAGAATTGTTGGTCAGAATGAGGCTATTGACAGTGTATCTTCAGTTATAAGAAGAAACAGAGCAGGTCTTATAAAGAAGAAAAAACCTTCTTCCTTTATATTTGTAGGGCCGACAGGTGTTGGTAAAACTGAACTTGTTAAAACTCTTTCTAAAGAAATTTTAGGCACTGAGGACAACATTATAAGATTTGATATGTCTGAATATATGGAAAAGCACACGGTATCAAAACTTATAGGCTCTCCTCCGGGATATGTTGGCTATGATGATGCAGGGCTTCTTACCGAAAAGGTACGTAGAAATCCTTATTCCATAATTCTGCTTGACGAAATCGAAAAGGCACACGCTGATGTATTCAACCTTCTTCTTCAGGTTTTAGATGACGGAAAGTTAACTGACAGTCACGGAAAATGCGTTCATTTTGAAAATACAATTATAATTATGACATCAAATGCAGGGTCTGACTATAGAAGCGCATCCTTTGGATTTATCGAAAATGAAAAAGCATCAAGTAAAGAAAAAGTTTCTTCTGCTTTAAAAGAATTTTTCCGCCCTGAATTTTTAAACAGGGTTGATGAAATCGTTATATTTAATCACTTATCAAAAGAGAATATAAAAGGTATTGTAGATATATTAATTAGCGATTTACAAAAAGATTTAAGCGATAAGGAAATAAAAATTTCTCTTACAGATAACGCAAAAGAATATCTTTCAAATAAAGGGTATGACGATAAATTCGGTGCAAGACCGTTAAAAAGACTTATTCAGAAAGAAATCGAATCTCACCTTGCAGATATGTATATATGCGAAGAATTAAAATACGGAAATTCAGTTATAATTGATGCGGATAATGAAAAGTTAATATTTAATATTTAA
- a CDS encoding ABC transporter ATP-binding protein — MIKLDNINKIYNIGKTAVKALQDINLEIKKGEFVGIVGQSGSGKTTLSNIIAGLLSPSSGIVTIEGNNIWNFNDRKMSLFRNKTLGFVFQSFNLIPEMTALENVMLPLAYSKIKYKKRVELAKEELIKVGLEKRMYHKPIELSGGQMQRVSIARAMINKPKIIIADEPTGNLDSVSSETVMNLIKEINEKGVTVLMVTHNLEYEKYFTKIIKLKDGKLI; from the coding sequence ATGATAAAATTAGATAATATAAACAAAATATATAATATTGGAAAAACTGCGGTAAAAGCTTTGCAGGATATAAATTTAGAAATAAAAAAAGGGGAATTTGTAGGAATAGTCGGGCAGTCGGGAAGCGGGAAAACAACTCTTTCAAATATAATCGCAGGTTTGCTTTCGCCAAGTTCAGGAATAGTAACGATTGAGGGGAATAATATATGGAATTTTAATGATCGTAAAATGAGCCTTTTTCGCAATAAAACTCTGGGATTTGTTTTTCAATCATTTAATCTTATTCCTGAAATGACGGCTTTAGAGAATGTTATGCTGCCTCTTGCTTATTCAAAGATTAAATATAAAAAAAGGGTGGAACTTGCAAAGGAAGAACTTATAAAAGTCGGACTTGAAAAAAGAATGTATCACAAACCGATAGAATTATCGGGAGGGCAAATGCAACGAGTATCAATAGCAAGAGCAATGATAAACAAACCTAAAATTATAATTGCAGATGAACCGACAGGCAATCTTGACTCAGTATCTTCCGAAACAGTAATGAATCTTATTAAGGAAATAAATGAGAAAGGGGTTACTGTTTTGATGGTTACACATAATTTGGAGTATGAAAAATATTTTACAAAAATTATAAAATTAAAAGACGGCAAACTGATTTAA
- a CDS encoding spore cortex-lytic protein, with amino-acid sequence MAEVFPTIPETITVHLGPKDSNAQNVTVSFSDYIKNVASSEIYPTWNEEAIRANIYAQISYALNRVYTEFYRSQGYDFDITSSTATDQKFIYGRNIFENIDRIVDEIFDSYIRRIGFVEPLAAKYCNGTTVTCEGLSQWGSENLARQGFSAFEILTYYYGDNIELVTDVPIRDLEESYPGFALRRGNGGRDVATIQVALNQISQNYPSIPKIYPVDGIFGEQTENAVRRFQRIFNLTEDGIVGKATWYKIISLYVGILRLSELNSEGQTYYGSNLKFTDTLSLGSQGEKVFILQYFLNVLSEFISFIPPVAIDGVFGESTRDAVIAFQKYAGLNPDGIAGERTWNLLYNGVRGIIRALNIDFDVKITSPAKYPGTPLSQGSSGADVTTLQNYLNFISLSYRGISFVSPTGFYGEQTRRSVAEFQRRFGLSETGVTDEATWNLIGKTYVDLINEVNVNLTQFPGRNIGKGDSDFTHPYV; translated from the coding sequence ATGGCAGAAGTGTTTCCTACAATACCTGAAACTATAACTGTTCATTTAGGACCGAAAGACAGTAACGCGCAAAATGTAACAGTGAGTTTTTCAGATTACATAAAGAATGTTGCCTCAAGTGAAATTTATCCGACCTGGAATGAAGAAGCCATAAGAGCGAATATATACGCACAGATTTCTTATGCGCTTAACCGTGTATATACTGAGTTTTACAGAAGTCAGGGTTATGATTTTGATATAACATCATCAACGGCAACCGACCAGAAATTTATTTACGGAAGAAATATTTTCGAGAATATAGACAGAATAGTTGACGAAATATTTGATTCTTATATAAGAAGAATCGGATTTGTAGAGCCTCTTGCTGCAAAATACTGCAACGGGACTACAGTAACGTGCGAGGGGCTTTCACAGTGGGGAAGTGAAAATCTTGCAAGGCAGGGTTTTTCAGCATTTGAAATTTTAACATATTATTACGGAGATAATATAGAACTTGTAACCGATGTTCCCATACGGGATTTGGAAGAGTCCTATCCGGGATTTGCTCTAAGGCGGGGTAATGGAGGGAGAGATGTTGCGACCATTCAGGTAGCACTTAATCAGATATCTCAAAATTATCCGTCTATTCCCAAAATTTATCCTGTTGACGGAATATTCGGAGAACAGACTGAAAATGCTGTAAGAAGATTTCAGAGAATATTTAATCTTACCGAAGACGGAATTGTGGGTAAAGCAACATGGTATAAAATTATAAGTCTTTATGTAGGGATTTTAAGACTTTCGGAACTGAATTCTGAGGGGCAGACTTATTATGGTTCAAACTTAAAATTTACCGATACGCTGTCTTTGGGTTCGCAAGGTGAAAAGGTATTTATACTTCAGTATTTTTTAAACGTGTTATCTGAATTTATAAGTTTTATTCCGCCTGTTGCAATTGACGGTGTGTTTGGCGAGTCAACAAGAGATGCAGTTATAGCATTCCAGAAATATGCAGGTTTAAATCCTGACGGTATAGCAGGGGAAAGAACATGGAACTTACTTTATAATGGGGTAAGGGGAATAATAAGAGCATTAAATATAGATTTTGATGTAAAAATAACAAGCCCTGCAAAATATCCCGGTACACCGCTTAGTCAGGGGTCGAGCGGAGCAGATGTAACTACTTTGCAAAATTATCTTAATTTTATTTCTCTTTCGTACAGGGGAATTTCTTTTGTCAGTCCGACAGGGTTTTATGGAGAACAGACACGAAGGTCAGTTGCAGAGTTTCAAAGAAGATTCGGTCTTTCGGAGACAGGTGTTACTGACGAGGCAACCTGGAATTTAATCGGAAAAACTTATGTTGATTTAATAAATGAGGTAAATGTTAATTTGACACAGTTTCCGGGAAGAAATATTGGTAAAGGAGATTCGGATTTTACTCATCCGTATGTATAG
- a CDS encoding peptidoglycan-binding protein, producing MINVISANGTPVRNLQEMLRAIYFANEVLPEVIVDGIFDDTTTEAVTNFQKKFNLSPTGEVDILTFEKIVEEYNKIIDRDNV from the coding sequence ATGATTAATGTTATAAGTGCAAACGGAACTCCTGTAAGAAACTTACAGGAAATGTTAAGGGCAATTTATTTTGCCAATGAAGTTTTACCTGAAGTTATAGTTGATGGAATTTTTGATGATACCACAACGGAAGCGGTTACAAATTTTCAAAAGAAGTTTAATTTAAGTCCAACAGGAGAGGTTGACATTTTAACCTTTGAAAAAATAGTAGAAGAATATAATAAAATAATAGATAGAGATAATGTATAA
- a CDS encoding TIGR03905 family TSCPD domain-containing protein, translating into MNYKFETKGTCSKIISFDINDNIITNIKFLGGCDGNLKAISKILDGQTVEKIEEKLLGNTCGFKSTSCADQLAKAVRKAYNEQNA; encoded by the coding sequence ATGAATTATAAATTTGAAACTAAAGGCACTTGTTCTAAAATTATTTCATTTGATATAAATGATAATATTATTACCAATATAAAGTTTTTGGGTGGGTGTGACGGAAATTTAAAAGCAATTTCTAAAATTTTAGACGGTCAAACCGTTGAAAAAATTGAGGAAAAACTTCTTGGAAACACCTGTGGTTTTAAAAGCACTTCCTGTGCAGACCAACTGGCAAAAGCAGTAAGAAAAGCATACAACGAACAAAACGCATAA
- a CDS encoding amidohydrolase, with protein MFDKYNEEVINLRREFHKIPELGYFEFKTKAKIIDYLKSIGIEDIKEISDTGICATIFGNGKKTIGIRADIDALPVKEETELPFSSLHDGVMHACGHDGHIAIALTLAKFFKENSHLLKGNLKLIFQPAEEGEGGAKMMIENKVLENPKVDCMLSCHLWPDIETGKADASHGTTFASDTLIEIEVIGKGGHGAYPEKIKDVIYAGSEIIIALKKLSKDFNDKGVKNVLSMCSFDCASTHNVFKDSAHLKGTLRMIDEQSEIVVSESIRNTVKKILDDNNIDGIINVNLNYIPLVNDYEVTNAVRDVICDTLGEENLYELGYAMTAEDFAYFAKEVKSCHIKVGTKSEDCPYPLHSAKYTINEDSLLVGVKILANSVIKLLGD; from the coding sequence ATGTTTGATAAATACAATGAAGAAGTTATTAACTTAAGGCGGGAATTTCATAAAATTCCTGAACTTGGCTACTTTGAATTTAAAACTAAAGCAAAAATTATTGATTACTTAAAATCTATTGGCATAGAAGATATTAAGGAAATATCAGATACGGGTATTTGTGCAACCATTTTTGGAAACGGCAAAAAAACTATTGGTATAAGAGCCGATATTGATGCGCTTCCCGTAAAAGAGGAAACCGAACTTCCCTTTTCATCTTTACACGATGGCGTTATGCACGCCTGCGGTCATGACGGGCATATTGCGATAGCACTTACTCTTGCTAAATTTTTCAAAGAAAACTCTCATCTTTTAAAAGGTAATTTAAAACTTATATTTCAGCCTGCCGAAGAAGGTGAAGGCGGAGCCAAAATGATGATTGAAAACAAAGTTTTGGAAAATCCGAAAGTTGACTGTATGCTTTCCTGCCACCTGTGGCCTGATATTGAAACAGGCAAAGCAGACGCATCGCATGGCACAACATTTGCATCTGACACTTTAATTGAAATTGAAGTTATAGGAAAAGGCGGTCACGGTGCATACCCTGAAAAAATCAAAGATGTTATATACGCAGGCAGCGAGATAATAATAGCATTAAAAAAACTTAGCAAAGATTTTAATGACAAAGGCGTTAAAAATGTCCTTTCAATGTGTTCTTTTGACTGTGCAAGTACACATAATGTTTTTAAAGATTCTGCGCATTTAAAAGGAACTTTAAGAATGATTGACGAACAATCAGAAATAGTAGTATCCGAGTCGATAAGAAACACTGTTAAAAAGATTTTAGATGATAATAACATTGACGGTATAATTAATGTTAACCTTAATTACATACCTCTTGTAAATGACTATGAAGTTACAAATGCAGTAAGAGATGTTATATGTGATACTCTGGGAGAAGAAAATCTTTATGAGTTGGGATATGCTATGACGGCTGAAGATTTTGCATATTTTGCAAAAGAGGTAAAATCCTGTCATATAAAAGTAGGTACAAAATCTGAGGACTGCCCGTATCCTCTTCACAGTGCAAAATACACTATTAATGAAGATTCTCTTCTTGTCGGTGTTAAAATTCTTGCAAATAGTGTAATTAAATTATTGGGAGATTAA